The genome window GCAATAATTTTCCCAGAGCCGTTTGTTAAAAAGGTATATGTTCCAGCGAGATCGTGTTGTGATCCGACTAAACTGGTAAGCTCAGGTAGCAACAAAATCGTTCTGAGCACGCCTATTGTATTGCTTTCTTGTAGAACAGAAGAAGTTTTGGTAGATGTACGTATCGGGAGTGCGACTGGCAGCAGGTATATCCCGCGCACGTCGTCATAAACGACATCTTCCACGAATTGGTAACCGATTCCGTTGTTGTAAGCACTTTGCCACCATTTCTTGTCTTTTACGGTATATGGCAGTTCCTTTTTTGTGTCGTAATCCAATTGTTGATCGTTCGAGCGAAGCACATATCCCGAAGCATTGGCAATGGTCACCTCAGTTTTATAACCCGCATAAGTCTCAAGCAAGCGGATACTATCTTCGAGGCGTGCCCATACGCTGAAAAACACCGATTGCTGCCCATCGGCAGTATTTGACCGTGCGACTGCCGGTTGGATGTTGGGAAGTTCGGCTTGAATATTGGCGATTCTTTGAGAGATAGCCTTATCGGCGCGAGCCAGTTTTTCCTGTGCGAGGAGTACGAGGCTCTCTCCAACACTGTCTTTGAGAGCATTCTCGCCAATAACTTTTATAACCAATGAAACAGCAAATAGCGGCATCAACGCAACTAACAAAAATAAAACGATCTGTTGACCGCGTAAACCTATCTTAAATCGAGAACGCTCCATAGGGCTTTGCCTCCCGTGTTACCACGGGAATTCTTGTAGGCACATTTTTGGCACTGCTACATCAAAGCGGCACTTGCGCTCTCCTCCGTATCATAAATCTCAATAACGGTTGCGAGCTGCGTCACTTCCAAGACTTCCCGAACGGCCTTCTGTGGATTGAGCAAAACTAATTTACCACCCGATTCCTGACAGTATTTCAACGTAAGTACAATCGCTCCCAACGCGCTGCTGTCAATCAAAGGAACATTCATCAAATCAACAATTAATTTATCCTCTGCTGCTTGAAGTTGCTGTTCCATCTCTCTGCGAAATACATCAGCGGCATTTCCAAGAATCTTTCCCTCTACATGAAGAATAGAGATATTTTTTTCTGCAATCGTTGTGTCAAAATTCATAGGGTTTTCCTTAGTTTTCTTATTTGAGGTATTGTACTTTTAAAAGCATTGCCTTCGTCCTATTACGCGAAATTTGCACGCCTCACACTTTCACACGGCGCATTACAATATAACTTCGATTGAACTTTGCGTTTGTAAGGACAGTTTCAACCGCTCCACCGAGCGTATTTAGACGCATTGCGCTTTTGTCAATTTCAGTTTTGATTGTCTCCACGCCAGACTTATAGGCTATCCACTTTCCATTTTGTTTCAGCAACGGTAAGCAAAAATCGGCTGAATCCGCGAGGGTAGCAACGTAACGAGTGAAAACCCAATCGTATGCCCCAATGTGTGCAGGCTGTTGGGCACAAACCTCGGCACGTTCGGCAAGTATGGCGACGTTCTCTGCTTGATGCAACCGCAATTGGGAAACGATAAATTTTAGAAAACTCGCCTTCTTTTCTGAGGCTTCAATAAGTGCTAACCGGACCTCCGGGACATAGATTTTTAGAACAACGCCTGGAAATCCGGCACCCGTTCCCACATCAATAACAGAATCTCCATCTCTGAGTGTGATATATTCCAAGACACTTAGCGAGTCGAGAAAGTGTTTATGAATAATTTCGTCATCATCCGTAATCGCCGTCAGATTTATACGGGCATTCCACCGAAGTAATTCATCGCGATACTGCGTAAATTGTGCGACCTGACGCGTTGTCAGCGGAAATCCGTAGCGATTAAACGTCTGTTTTAAGTGCTGTTTGTAATTTATCAATTGCTTTATCGCTATTGGCTATTGGCTTTTAGCAATTAGCAAAGACGCGCAGCGTGACCGAACGTCCTCTTTGCTGTTTGCTATTCGCGGTTCGCTACGTTGCGTTGTGTTGATGAAGGATAACCATCAATATTGAAACATCCGCAGGCGAAACACCGGGCAACCGCGAGGCTTGTCCAATAGAAGCAGGTCGAATTTTCATCAGTTTTTCACGTGCTTCCGCCTTTAATCCGGGAACCTCATCATAGTCAAATGTATCGGGTATCCGGAAGTTTTCCATCTTTTTGAATTGGTGAATTTGTCGCTGCTGTCGCTGAATGTAGCCATCGTATTTAATTTGAATCTCCACCTGCTCCTTCACGGCTTCCGACAAAATCTCAGGCGATGGTATAATTTGACTTATATCTTCGTAATGAAGTTGAGGTCGTCTCAACAGTTCCGCCAAAGATGTGGGTTGCTTTAATTCACCAGTTTTGACTATAGTTGCCCAACTGTCAGCAGGCACAACCTGTCCTTCTCCAATAAGAGGCGGTTCCGCTGGTTTGAGAACAGTTTCGTGCAAGCGTTTTAATTCTGTTTGAATATTTTCGGCTTTCTTTTGAAATTGACGGTATCTGTTGTCATCAACAAGCCCAATTCGTTTACCCATTTCAGTGAGTCTTAGATCGGCGTTGTCTTCCCGCAAGGTCAGTCTGTACTCGGCGCGCGACGTGAACATGCGGTAAGGTTCACGAATATCCAAGGTAACAAGATCGTCAATAAGTACAGCTACATAGGCTTGGGCTCTGTCAAGGATAAGAGGTTTTTCACCTTTGACTTTTAGTGCTGCGTTGATTCCTGCCATAAGTCCTTGTGCGGCGGCTTCCTCGTACCCCGTGGTGCCATTGAGTTGTCCTGCGAAATAGAGTCGAGGTACGCGTTTCGTCTCAAGCGTTGGCTGCAGTTGGGTCGCTGGAGCAAAGTCGTACTCCACGGCGTATCCGAAGCGCATAATTTCGGCGTTCTCTAACCCCTTGATGCTATGCACCATCTCGACCTGCACATCTTCTGGTAGACTTGCAGAAATCCCGTTCAGATAAATCTCATCCGTATCCCTCCCCTCCGGTTCAACGAAAACTTGGTGTCCAGTTTTTTCGGCGAATCGGACTACCTTATCTTCAATTGACGGACAATAGCGGGGACCGATACCAACGATGCGACCGCTGTACATCGCAGACCGATGGAGATTTTCACGAATGATAGCGTGCGTATTCTCGTTTGTGTAAGTCAGATAACAGGGCAGCTGCGACTGGGTAATGCGTTCAGTTGTGAAAGAGAAGGGGAGTGGATCTTCATCGCCGGGTTGGATTTCCATTTGGCTGAAGTCAATTGTATGGGCGTTGACGCGCGGGGGTGTCCCCGTTTTGAGCCTACCAATCTCAAAACCGAGGTTCAAAAAACTTTCCGAGAGTTTCTCAGCAGAGGACTCACCAGCTCTACCGGCACTATAGGAAACATCACCAATATGAATTATGCCTTTCAGGAAAGTCCCGGTTGTGAGAATTACAGTTTCGCCCAAATAAGCAGTCCGGGTCTGACTTAAAATGCCAATACACTTCCCATTTTCAATAAGGAGTTCTTCAACCAATACCTGTTTGATATCAAGTCGTTCTTGTGCCTCCAAGACGCGCTTCATTTCATCTTGGTACGCCTTCTTATCTGCTTGTGCTCGACTCGACCTAACAGCCGGTCCCTTTTTGGTATTGAGACGGCGGAATTGAATGCCGGTTTTGTCAATATTTTTTGCCATCTCGCCGCCGAGCGCGTCTATCTCTTTAACAAGATGCCCCTTAGCAAGCCCACCGATGGCGGGATTACAAGACATTTTCGCAATTGTATCAAGATTGATAGTAACGATGAGTGTTTCACAACCCATCCGCGCAGCAGCAAGTGCAGCCTCACAACCGGCATGCCCTGCTCCGACTACAATAACATCATAATGCTTTTGATAAGTGTTCATATCTTTTCGTGGTTACCGGGCCGGGGTAAAATGTTCATTTATTTTTCTGGTTTACCATAATTAGAGTCCATCATAAATGATACTGATAACAAGCGTGGCAACGACTTCAAGGCTTTTTGCACTACATTTGTCCACTGTGTCTTCAACGGTATGCCAATATGGGTAGGTGAAATCAATGATATTCACCATTGGAATCCCCACTTTGATGAGTGGAACGTGATCGTCCAAAATCGCTGCCCCTAAGCGTTGCTGGAAAGGCGCTAAACCAAGGGTTGATGCTCGATCCCAGATTGCTTGGGTGAACTCACGATTTGCTTCCCAAGAGTAACGCTCTATTGGAAGACTCAAATCCTTGTCTCCCACCATATCCAATAGTATACCGTAATCAGGTCTCCATTTTCCAAGATTTTGTGCGAAAAAGCGAGAACCGATGAACATGTCGTCAACGGATCTACCGTAATCTTCACCATCGAAAAGCACAATAACAATTCGACGCGGTGGTGGATGTAGACTGAGAACTCTCGCGATCTCAAGAAGTACCGCAACCCCAGAGGCTCCATCGTTAGCACCGAGAATCGGCTTATGTTGATTTTCTATCTTTGGATCTCGGTCAGCGATGGGACGTGTGTCC of Candidatus Poribacteria bacterium contains these proteins:
- a CDS encoding M28 family peptidase, with protein sequence MRKQLFVFVALLIAVSSQQSAVSKEDVLIENNTQAAPKELPITDNRQPIAIFDAQRAFAILEKQCEFGPRPPGSIAHRQTQSYLFAELQKYANNVELQPCQYEVDGVTLRLNNILAEFGPKAEAIPSVTGVEPIGETLLLAAHWDTRPIADRDPKIENQHKPILGANDGASGVAVLLEIARVLSLHPPPRRIVIVLFDGEDYGRSVDDMFIGSRFFAQNLGKWRPDYGILLDMVGDKDLSLPIERYSWEANREFTQAIWDRASTLGLAPFQQRLGAAILDDHVPLIKVGIPMVNIIDFTYPYWHTVEDTVDKCSAKSLEVVATLVISIIYDGL
- the rsmG gene encoding 16S rRNA (guanine(527)-N(7))-methyltransferase RsmG, translating into MINYKQHLKQTFNRYGFPLTTRQVAQFTQYRDELLRWNARINLTAITDDDEIIHKHFLDSLSVLEYITLRDGDSVIDVGTGAGFPGVVLKIYVPEVRLALIEASEKKASFLKFIVSQLRLHQAENVAILAERAEVCAQQPAHIGAYDWVFTRYVATLADSADFCLPLLKQNGKWIAYKSGVETIKTEIDKSAMRLNTLGGAVETVLTNAKFNRSYIVMRRVKV
- a CDS encoding STAS domain-containing protein, encoding MNFDTTIAEKNISILHVEGKILGNAADVFRREMEQQLQAAEDKLIVDLMNVPLIDSSALGAIVLTLKYCQESGGKLVLLNPQKAVREVLEVTQLATVIEIYDTEESASAALM
- the mnmG gene encoding tRNA uridine-5-carboxymethylaminomethyl(34) synthesis enzyme MnmG — its product is MNTYQKHYDVIVVGAGHAGCEAALAAARMGCETLIVTINLDTIAKMSCNPAIGGLAKGHLVKEIDALGGEMAKNIDKTGIQFRRLNTKKGPAVRSSRAQADKKAYQDEMKRVLEAQERLDIKQVLVEELLIENGKCIGILSQTRTAYLGETVILTTGTFLKGIIHIGDVSYSAGRAGESSAEKLSESFLNLGFEIGRLKTGTPPRVNAHTIDFSQMEIQPGDEDPLPFSFTTERITQSQLPCYLTYTNENTHAIIRENLHRSAMYSGRIVGIGPRYCPSIEDKVVRFAEKTGHQVFVEPEGRDTDEIYLNGISASLPEDVQVEMVHSIKGLENAEIMRFGYAVEYDFAPATQLQPTLETKRVPRLYFAGQLNGTTGYEEAAAQGLMAGINAALKVKGEKPLILDRAQAYVAVLIDDLVTLDIREPYRMFTSRAEYRLTLREDNADLRLTEMGKRIGLVDDNRYRQFQKKAENIQTELKRLHETVLKPAEPPLIGEGQVVPADSWATIVKTGELKQPTSLAELLRRPQLHYEDISQIIPSPEILSEAVKEQVEIQIKYDGYIQRQQRQIHQFKKMENFRIPDTFDYDEVPGLKAEAREKLMKIRPASIGQASRLPGVSPADVSILMVILHQHNAT